In one Cronobacter dublinensis subsp. dublinensis LMG 23823 genomic region, the following are encoded:
- the rsmF gene encoding 16S rRNA (cytosine(1407)-C(5))-methyltransferase RsmF, which produces MREAMPAGLAMDDFIAACQRPLRRSIRVNTLKISVEAFLAQVESYGWQLTPVPWCAEGFWIARDDEALPLGSTAEHLSGLFYIQEASSMLPVTALFADGNAPERVMDVAAAPGSKTTQIAALMQNQGFILANEYSASRVKVLHANISRCGIRNVGLTHFDGRVFGAALPEQFDAILLDAPCSGEGVVRKDPDALRNWSVQSNQEIAATQRELIDSAFHALAPGGTLVYSTCTLNLEENQQTVRWLLARYPQAVETLSLEGLFPGAEAALTEEGFLHVFPQIYDCEGFFVARLRKTAPIAPLPAPTYKVGAFPFAPMKTREAQAVTAAAGKVGLAWDDTLALWQRDKEIWLFPQAFTPFIGKVRFSRTGVRLAEVHNKGYRWQHEAVVALAGSDNPLAFELTAEEAQEWYRGRDVWPQTPPDSDDVIVTFQHQPLGLAKKVGSRLKNSYPRELVRDGVLFSAPL; this is translated from the coding sequence ATGCGAGAGGCGATGCCCGCAGGGCTTGCGATGGACGATTTCATCGCCGCCTGTCAGCGTCCGCTGCGCCGCAGTATTCGCGTCAACACGCTGAAAATCAGCGTCGAAGCCTTTCTCGCACAGGTTGAGTCTTACGGCTGGCAGCTGACCCCCGTGCCGTGGTGCGCTGAAGGTTTCTGGATAGCGCGCGACGACGAGGCGCTGCCGCTCGGCAGCACCGCCGAGCACTTAAGCGGCCTGTTTTATATTCAGGAGGCGAGCTCCATGCTGCCGGTCACGGCGCTTTTTGCCGATGGCAACGCGCCCGAACGGGTGATGGATGTCGCCGCCGCGCCGGGCTCGAAAACCACCCAGATCGCTGCGCTGATGCAAAACCAGGGCTTTATTCTCGCCAATGAGTATTCCGCCAGCCGGGTCAAAGTGCTGCACGCCAATATCAGCCGCTGCGGCATCCGCAATGTTGGCCTCACCCACTTCGACGGCCGCGTTTTCGGCGCCGCGCTCCCTGAACAGTTCGACGCCATTCTGCTGGACGCGCCCTGCTCCGGCGAAGGCGTGGTGCGAAAAGATCCGGATGCGCTGCGTAACTGGTCGGTACAAAGTAATCAGGAGATTGCCGCCACCCAGCGCGAGCTTATCGACAGCGCCTTCCACGCGCTGGCACCCGGCGGCACGCTGGTCTATTCCACCTGCACGCTGAACCTGGAAGAAAACCAGCAGACGGTGCGCTGGCTGCTGGCGCGCTATCCGCAGGCGGTGGAGACGCTCTCGCTTGAGGGTCTATTCCCTGGCGCGGAAGCGGCGCTGACCGAAGAGGGCTTTCTGCATGTCTTCCCGCAGATTTACGACTGCGAAGGATTTTTTGTCGCGCGGCTGCGTAAAACCGCCCCGATCGCGCCACTGCCTGCGCCGACGTATAAAGTCGGCGCCTTCCCGTTTGCACCGATGAAAACCCGCGAAGCGCAGGCGGTCACGGCCGCGGCAGGCAAGGTGGGCCTGGCGTGGGACGACACGCTGGCCCTGTGGCAGCGCGATAAAGAGATCTGGCTGTTCCCACAGGCCTTCACGCCGTTTATCGGCAAGGTGCGATTCTCACGCACTGGCGTTCGGCTGGCTGAGGTCCATAATAAAGGGTACCGCTGGCAGCATGAGGCCGTGGTGGCGCTGGCCGGCAGCGATAACCCGCTCGCGTTTGAGCTCACCGCCGAAGAGGCGCAAGAGTGGTATCGCGGTCGCGATGTCTGGCCGCAGACGCCGCCGGACTCTGACGACGTCATCGTCACGTTCCAGCATCAGCCGCTGGGGCTTGCGAAAAAAGTCGGCAGCCGGCTCAAGAACAGTTATCCGCGTGAACTGGTACGCGATGGGGTACTGTTTAGCGCGCCGTTGTAA
- a CDS encoding YebV family protein, producing the protein MSKTSVKIGTFEIDDAELHGNAPGERKLSIPCKSDPDLCMQLDAWDAETSIPAVLNGEHSVLYREHYDQQADAWIMRLA; encoded by the coding sequence ATGTCAAAAACCAGCGTAAAAATCGGTACTTTCGAGATTGATGATGCAGAGCTGCACGGCAACGCGCCCGGCGAGCGCAAGCTGAGCATTCCCTGCAAATCAGACCCGGATCTGTGCATGCAGCTTGATGCCTGGGATGCCGAAACCAGTATTCCGGCCGTGCTCAACGGCGAACACTCCGTGCTATACCGCGAACATTACGACCAACAAGCTGATGCCTGGATCATGCGCCTTGCCTGA
- a CDS encoding YdfD/YebW family protein encodes MFALVLFVCYLDGGCDDIVVDVYNSEQQCLKAMDEQRMRHGGCYPVEDFIDGFWRPAQEYSDF; translated from the coding sequence ATGTTCGCGCTGGTTTTATTTGTTTGTTATCTGGATGGCGGTTGCGATGACATCGTCGTGGATGTGTACAATTCTGAACAGCAGTGCCTGAAAGCGATGGACGAGCAGCGGATGCGTCACGGCGGCTGCTACCCGGTCGAAGATTTTATCGACGGTTTCTGGCGTCCGGCGCAGGAGTACAGCGATTTTTAA
- a CDS encoding metallophosphoesterase, translated as MYQRIDGAAWRHIFIVGDVHGCLALLVSALKAQRFDPRVDALISVGDLIDRGPDSPGCLRLIGKRWFFAVRGNHEALALEALETGDGALWAMNGGQWYFALDEGAQREVNAQLARARELPLVIEVRSGARTLVVAHADYPALRYAWQQPLDAHAVVWSRARVSRVQAGGLERIDGADAFYFGHTPLREPLISGNLHYIDTGAVFGNPLTLIRVQ; from the coding sequence ATGTATCAGCGAATCGACGGCGCGGCGTGGCGGCACATCTTTATCGTGGGCGATGTACATGGCTGCCTGGCGCTGCTGGTGAGCGCGCTAAAGGCGCAGCGGTTCGACCCGCGCGTCGATGCGCTGATTTCCGTGGGCGATCTCATCGATCGCGGTCCCGACAGTCCGGGCTGTTTGCGGCTTATCGGCAAGCGCTGGTTTTTCGCGGTGCGCGGCAATCACGAAGCGCTGGCGCTGGAGGCGCTCGAAACCGGCGATGGCGCGTTGTGGGCGATGAACGGGGGTCAGTGGTATTTTGCGCTCGACGAGGGCGCCCAGCGTGAAGTGAACGCGCAGCTGGCGCGGGCGCGTGAGCTACCGCTGGTGATAGAAGTGCGCAGCGGCGCACGCACGCTGGTGGTCGCGCACGCGGATTATCCGGCGTTGCGCTATGCGTGGCAGCAGCCGCTGGATGCGCATGCGGTGGTCTGGAGCCGGGCGCGAGTCAGCCGCGTGCAGGCGGGAGGGTTGGAGCGTATCGACGGCGCGGACGCGTTTTATTTCGGCCACACGCCGCTTCGCGAGCCGCTCATCAGCGGTAATCTGCATTACATCGATACCGGGGCCGTCTTCGGCAACCCGTTGACGCTGATTCGGGTGCAGTGA
- a CDS encoding KPN_01571 family protein, producing MNPFIYVFGLLLTLDALREMAGAASMLGLW from the coding sequence ATGAATCCTTTTATCTATGTATTTGGCCTGCTCCTGACGCTTGATGCGCTGCGTGAAATGGCCGGTGCCGCTTCCATGCTGGGACTGTGGTAA